The region GCCCCCGGTTCCCAAATCATCTTCTCCTAGGTTGAAAGCTGTTGAGCTCCATGAATTTTGGCGGTCAAGCAGGGGCGGGAAAAGTATCATGGATGGTGACTCCCTAATTCTTTTTCAATGAACTTAGCCACCATTAAAGCAACCCTGCCGGAACTAATTGGCCGTTACCGGTCCCAAGCGGACTTTATCAGTATCCGGTTGGAACAGTCTGAAGGCACCCAAATTAGCTTACGGGGTAACCAGGTGGAAACTCTCAGTGAGGGCATTGCCATTGGTGGCCAGGTGCGGGTTTGTCATCAAGGGGGCTGGGGCTTTGCCAGTTTTAATCGTTGGGAGCAGTTACGCCAAAGATTAGAAGAGGCGATCGCCGCGGCCCGGTTAATTGGGGACGATGAAACCCTGTTGGCTCCCATTGATCCAGTCCAGCAAACCTTTATTAATCCTTTGACGGGTAAAGACCCCCGTGAGATTAGTTTGGCTGATAAAAAAGCCCTCTGTGACCACTACAATGATCTGCTCCGGGGCACCAGCGATAAAATTACCACCACCCATGTGCGCTATAGCGACAGTCAACAAACGGTGTTGCTCGCCACTTCGGAAGGGACTTTGTTGGAGCAATGTTGGTGGGACTTGGAAATGCGTTTTGCCGCCACTGCAAAGGATGGCAATGGGGTGCAAGTAGGTAGGGAAACCACAGGCTCCCGCCGGGGCTATGGGGACTTGGAAAATTTAGATACCGTGGTACAGGAGGCGGCGAAACGGGCAGTGAAAGCGCTAACTTTGCCTACAGTACAGGGAAAAATTTATCCGGTGGTGATTGACCCAATTTTGACTGGGTTATTTGTCCACGAGGCCTTTGGCCATTTATCCGAAGCAGATATGCTCTACGAAAATCCCGACTTTTTGGAAGTGATGAGCTTGGGGCGACGCTTTGGCCCACCGGAGTTGCAAATTTTTGATGGGGCGGCCCCCCCAGGGCACCGTGGCAGTTACGGTTTTGACGACGAAGGGGTACCGGCCACCACCACCCAACTAATTAAAGACGGCGAGTTGGTGGGCAGACTCCACTCCCGGGAAACGGCAGGGAAGTTGGGGGAACAACCCACTGGTAATGCCCGCTGTTTGAATTACCACTATCCCCCCATTGTGCGCATGACCAATACGTGGATTGGCCGGGGAGCAACCCCTGTGGCCCATTTGTTAGACGGCATTGAGGAGGGGGTTTATGCCCAAAACTGGCTCGGGGGTATGACCAATGGGGAAATGTTCACCTTCAGCGCCGGGGAGGCTTGGATGATCCGTAATGGCCAGCTAGCAGAACCGGTTAAGGATGTGACCCTCTCTGGCAATGTCTTTAAAACCCTGGCTAACATCGAGGCGATCGCCGACGACTTTTATTGGGATGAGTCCGGGGGTTGTGGCAAAGGGGGCCAAAATGGCTTAGCCGTGGGTTGTGGTGGCCCAAGTTTACGCATCCGGAACGTGGTGGTGGGGGGCGATGTCGCCTAGACCCCTGCTTTTTCCGACTTTTGGGGGCAGATGATGCCTCCCCCTAGCACCCGATCGCCATCGTAGAACACAGCGGCCTGGCCGGGGGTGATGCCAAATTGGGGTTCGTCAAACACCAGTTTGATTTGTTGGTCGTCCCAGGGAATGGCGTTGACCGTCACCGGAGCAGAACGGTAACGCACCTGTACCTCGCAGCGGATGGGGGCCGTTGGTTCGGGAATGGACACCCAATTTAACCTTTGCACGTAGCATTCTCCACTGCCCGCACTCTGGCGATCGCCAACAATAACCCGATTCATCACCGGATCGAGCTTAACCACGTATAACGGTTCCGCGGCCGCAATGCCCAGTCCCTTCCGTTGGCCAATGGTGTAGTGATGAATGCCTTCATGGTGTCCCAACACCGCTCCGGACAGGTCAACAATTTCCCCCGCTTTGGGGGCAATGTACTTGTCCAAGAAGTCCCGCATGGAACCATGGGCTTCAATCAGACATAAATCCTGACTATCCTTCTTCTCTGCTGTGCTCAGGTCAAACTCCGCCGCCAACTGTCGGGTCACAGTTTTGGTTTGTTCCCCCAGGGGAAACAGGGTCGCCGCCAAAATTTCCTGGGACAGGTCATACAGAAAATAGGATTGATCCTTCTGGCGATCGACCGCCCGCAATAACTCATAGCGCTGACTGTCTTCGTTGAAGCGAATGCGAGCATAATGGCCCGTGGCAATTTTATCGATACCAAGGGACTGTTGGGCGTATTGCAACATGGGACCAAACTTCACGGCTTTATTACATTGGGAACAGGGCAGTGGGGTCACGCCCTCGCCGTAACCCTGCACCAGGTAATCAATGATGTGATTTTGGAATAAATCCCTAGTATCAACAATTTCGTGGGGTACCCCCAACTGCTCACAGATAGAAGCAGCATCCACCAGCCCTTCCGAACAGCACTGACCCTTACCCTTCATTAACCAGAGAGTCACCCCCACCACGGCATGACCTTGACGGTGCAACAGGGCCGCCGCCACCGAACTATCTACCCCACCGGATAGTCCCACCACTACTTTCTGCGTCATTGCTCGTTTACTCTGCGCTCCAAATTGACAAGTGTTGCTCTAACAAATAAGCCCTAACTCAGCTTAACCTAGAAAAACTATCCCCAAAAACTACGGGAAAAAACAAAATCCCCAACTTAATAATTTTCAAAACGAGTATGGGGCGCAAAGTCGCCCAAACCGTCACAGGCCATAATTCCCTGGACTGTTAAGCCTTTGACTGGGTGAGGATGGTAAAAGTTTAAAAATTTGTCTAAAGTCGTTGTCAAATCCTGGTGGGCCACAATTTGCTTCCGGAGGGCTTGGTCTAAAAAAGGAACCAACAATGCTAAAAAATCCTGACTAACTATGGTGGCTAATTGGGCCTGATCCGTTAGACATGTAAAACTTTTCTCGATTCTGCCATTACCTTCAATTTGGCAATGACTCTGTCCTCGATGCCAAATATGATCATCTTTCAACACAGATCCCCCACCAAAGTTGCGATCGCCGGGAAATATCGTATGAACACAGCCAACTGAATACATCGATGTTTGGCTACGGCCAAAATAGGGATAACGAAAACTACAAACGTCTGTTAACAAAAACGTATTGGGATGACGTTTAGTGTGGGCTGGAGCAAAAGAATCCTGGACTGTATGGAGGGCCGCCCCAATA is a window of Synechocystis sp. PCC 7338 DNA encoding:
- a CDS encoding TldD/PmbA family protein yields the protein MNLATIKATLPELIGRYRSQADFISIRLEQSEGTQISLRGNQVETLSEGIAIGGQVRVCHQGGWGFASFNRWEQLRQRLEEAIAAARLIGDDETLLAPIDPVQQTFINPLTGKDPREISLADKKALCDHYNDLLRGTSDKITTTHVRYSDSQQTVLLATSEGTLLEQCWWDLEMRFAATAKDGNGVQVGRETTGSRRGYGDLENLDTVVQEAAKRAVKALTLPTVQGKIYPVVIDPILTGLFVHEAFGHLSEADMLYENPDFLEVMSLGRRFGPPELQIFDGAAPPGHRGSYGFDDEGVPATTTQLIKDGELVGRLHSRETAGKLGEQPTGNARCLNYHYPPIVRMTNTWIGRGATPVAHLLDGIEEGVYAQNWLGGMTNGEMFTFSAGEAWMIRNGQLAEPVKDVTLSGNVFKTLANIEAIADDFYWDESGGCGKGGQNGLAVGCGGPSLRIRNVVVGGDVA
- the mnmA gene encoding tRNA 2-thiouridine(34) synthase MnmA → MTQKVVVGLSGGVDSSVAAALLHRQGHAVVGVTLWLMKGKGQCCSEGLVDAASICEQLGVPHEIVDTRDLFQNHIIDYLVQGYGEGVTPLPCSQCNKAVKFGPMLQYAQQSLGIDKIATGHYARIRFNEDSQRYELLRAVDRQKDQSYFLYDLSQEILAATLFPLGEQTKTVTRQLAAEFDLSTAEKKDSQDLCLIEAHGSMRDFLDKYIAPKAGEIVDLSGAVLGHHEGIHHYTIGQRKGLGIAAAEPLYVVKLDPVMNRVIVGDRQSAGSGECYVQRLNWVSIPEPTAPIRCEVQVRYRSAPVTVNAIPWDDQQIKLVFDEPQFGITPGQAAVFYDGDRVLGGGIICPQKSEKAGV